Proteins encoded in a region of the Cydia pomonella isolate Wapato2018A chromosome 3, ilCydPomo1, whole genome shotgun sequence genome:
- the LOC133516441 gene encoding U6 snRNA-associated Sm-like protein LSm6: MSRKEALSSFIQQIHGRPVVVKLNSGVDYRGVLACLDGYMNIALEQTEEYVNGQLKNKYGDAFIRGNNVLYISTQKRRI; this comes from the exons atGAGTCGTAAAGAAGCACTTTCGTCTTTCATCCAACAAATCCACGGGCGACCTGTGGTCGTTAAACTGAACAGCGGTGTTGATTACCGAG GTGTCCTAGCCTGTCTAGACGGCTACATGAACATAGCCTTAGAACAAACGGAAGAGTATGTCAACGGTCAGCTAAAGAACAAGTATGGCGATGCCTTTATCCGAGGAAACAATGTTCTGTATATCAGTACTCAGAAACGAAGGATATAG
- the LOC133516443 gene encoding calcium-independent phospholipase A2-gamma-like yields MSSLGSQWRIIRHYLSMTNLNTEVEKLVQRMKPASPEQWDNLIRKFEKAVTARLSTTTKEIEPAIEKKSVTKETSAASTTDERPFKIPNHDEKFPQEGLSVGSEAKEITMEGLWQGLKLKKDTHFGKISENSWKSNKPIVTKTSIHSRTAYVISALVTAETTECLMRRTEHFIDHLKQYPESRDYAIKEGAVRALLRVQRRLNDDEPITKETAGIVKEALALMGYTGPTKGPGPNILSIDGGGIRGLIAIEVLRHLERLTGRRVQDMFDYIIGVSTGAIIAAVIGGGVGTLDTANQMYMTLSKEMFGNTSLIGGTSRLVWTHSYYDTDAWEALLKRNLGDCTLTECNRNDTPKMALVSCVVNAGSKLSPFLFRSYECPFRVRSVFPGTARARLWHAVRASAAAPTYFNEFRLDNLLHQDGGIMVNNPTGVGLHEAKLLFGAKALQNGTVISVGTGKALHKHLDYQSLSKGLQKEAPGTSWKDKFNKILDSATDTEGTHLVLNDLLPPGSYYRFNPPLMEECAMDEINPDKLNSLVTDTQAYIRRNQHKFQQAAAMLVRKRTIAQKVMDFVDYQSQIMGVVAK; encoded by the exons ATGTCTTCGTTGGGCAGTCAGTGGCGAATAATTCGGCACTATCTGTCGATGACCAACCTGAACACAGAAGTTGAAAAACTAGTGCAGAGGATGAAGCCAGCCTCTCCGGAGCAATGGGACA ATTTAATTAGAAAATTCGAAAAAGCAGTCACAGCTAGATTATCAACTACAACCAAAGAAATAGAACCAGccattgaaaaaaaatctgttactAAAGAAACATCTGCCGCAAGCACTACAGATGAGAGACCCTTTAAAATACCCAATCATGATGAGAAGTTTCCTCAAGAAGGTCTGTCAGTGGGGTCGGAAGCCAAAGAGATCACTATGGAAGGTCTTTGGCAAGGGTTGAAGCTAAAAAAGGATACTCACTTTGGGAAAATATCGGAGAACAGCTGGAAATCGAATAAGCCTATAGTCACAAAG ACTTCCATCCATTCCCGGACGGCATACGTCATATCGGCGCTTGTGACGGCGGAGACGACAGAATGCCTGATGAGGAGGACAGAGCATTTCATCGACCATTTGAAACAATATCCTGAGTCTAGGGACTATGCTATTaag GAGGGCGCGGTGCGTGCACTCTTGAGGGTACAACGAAGACTGAATGATGATGAACCAATAACCAAGGAGACTGCTGGCATTGTCAAAGag GCCCTAGCCCTAATGGGCTACACCGGCCCCACAAAAGGCCCCGGCCCCAACATCCTGTCCATCGACGGCGGCGGCATCCGCGGCCTCATAGCCATCGAAGTGCTTCGTCATCTCGAGAGGCTGACTGGCAGACGGGTGCAGGACATGTTCGACTATATCATCGGAGTCAGCACTGGGGCCATCATAGCTGCTGTCATTG GCGGAGGCGTGGGCACGCTTGACACGGCGAATCAGATGTACATGACGCTGTCCAAGGAAATGTTCGGGAACACCTCGCTCATTGGag GTACATCTAGGTTAGTGTGGACACATTCCTACTACGATACGGATGCGTGGGAGGCGTTACTGAAGAGGAACCTGGGAGATTGTACTCTCACGGAGTGCAATAGAAACGATACGCCTAAA ATGGCGCTAGTATCGTGCGTAGTGAACGCCGGCTCGAAACTCTCCCCATTCCTGTTCCGCTCGTACGAGTGCCCGTTCCGCGTGCGCTCCGTGTTCCCCGGCACGGCGCGCGCGCGGCTGTGGCACGCCGTGCGCGCCTCCGCCGCCGCGCCCACCTACTTCAACGAGTTCCGGCTGGACAACCTACTCCACCAG GACGGCGGCATAATGGTGAACAACCCAACCGGCGTCGGTCTCCACGAAGCCAAGCTCCTTTTCGGAGCGAAAGCTCTCCAAAACGGAACAGTCATCTCCGTCGGTACCGGCAAAGCTCTTCACAAACACCTCGACTATCAGAGCTTAAGCAAGGGGCTGCAGAAGGAAGCACCTGGGACCAGTTGGAAGGACAAGTTTAACAAGATTTTGGACTCTGCTACCGATACTGAAG GTACCCATTTAGTGTTGAACGACCTCCTACCCCCGGGCAGCTACTACCGCTTCAACCCTCCCCTGATGGAGGAGTGCGCCATGGACGAGATCAACCCCGACAAGCTGAACAGTCTCGTCACCGACACACAGGCCTACATCCGCCGGAACCAACACAAGTTCCAACAG GCGGCCGCCATGCTGGTACGGAAGCGGACCATCGCGCAGAAGGTAATGGACTTTGTCGACTACCAGAGCCAGATCATGGGCGTCGTGGCCAAGTGA
- the LOC133516440 gene encoding GATA zinc finger domain-containing protein 1, with amino-acid sequence MPKPTCVQCGVNDSLLWRNAETGQICNECHLSNTAAKEGSPPFTFKTEVEIKREDKDEPETKNEKTEGETTPAKATGKGTRKSTRATRYKPKTPASVAPKSAAPRGRGRRSIFKRQPLKAPTATATVVTSDSVFYKGNYMQVGDIVSMIDIDGGTYYAQIRGFMTDQYCEKSAVVTWLLPTKASPPPESGFDPATYIIGPEEELARKLDVMEFVMHAPSDYYKASNSPYPLTDNEVNNYTGYIWTSLEPRERT; translated from the exons atgcCGAAACCAACTTGTGTTCAGTGCGGCGTAAACGATTCTCTTCTCTGGCGGAATGCGGAAACCGGTCAAATCTGCAACGAATGTCACCTCTCAAATACTGCTGCAAAAGAAGGAAGCCCACCTTTTACGTTCAAAACTGAAGTGGAAATTAAACGCGAGGATAAAGACGAACCAGAAACTAAAAATGAAAAGACTGAGGGTGAGACTACACCAGCAAAAGCGACTGGGAAAGGTACTAGGAAGAGTACAAGAGCGACGCGATATAAACCGAAGACCCCCGCGTCCGTGGCTCCAAAATCTGCGGCGCCTCGTGGAAGAGGCCGCAGAAGCATCTTCAAGAGACAACCTTTGAAGGCGCCGACAGCAACAGCCACTGTTGTGACTAGTGATTCAGTATTTTATAAG GGCAACTACATGCAAGTGGGCGACATAGTCTCAATGATTGACATTGACGGAGGTACCTACTACGCTCAAATTCGAGGCTTCATGACTGACCAGTATTGTGAGAAGAGTGCCGTTGTCACATGGCTGTTGCCAACTAAAGCTAGTCCTCCTCCCGAGAGTGGGTTTGACCCTGCTACTTATATTATTG GTCCAGAAGAAGAACTGGCTAGGAAGCTAGATGTAATGGAATTTGTTATGCATGCTCCTTCAGACTACTATAAGGCCAGTAACAGTCCATATCCTCTGACCGACAATGAGGTCAACAACTACACTGGATACATTTGGACGTCACTGGAGCCCAGAGAAAGGACATAG
- the LOC133516442 gene encoding uncharacterized protein LOC133516442: MECLRIVLFTLVLVLSLLISADSTVPQPRAPNFQYFERPKYRYPYYDENGRGKLLYGYGGPELYQYKSYSPLEGIH, translated from the exons atggAGTGCTTAAGGATTGTATTGTTTACG cTCGTCCTAGTCCTCAGCCTGCTCATCTCGGCAGATTCAACGGTCCCGCAGCCAAGGGCACCTAACTTTCAGTATTTTGAGAG GCCAAAATACCGGTATCCGTACTATGACGAAAACGGACGAGGAAAGCTTCTCTACGGCTACGGAGGTCCAGAGCTGTACCAGTACAAGTCCTATTCGCCCTTGGAAGGAATCCATTGA